In Cutaneotrichosporon cavernicola HIS019 DNA, chromosome: 1, one DNA window encodes the following:
- a CDS encoding uncharacterized protein (to TIGR gene model, INSD accession), producing MDGASVSTAPKRTEVSSSSSDYTMPEQQDLTLKVRPWRRSVTPWANILAHEYKGSGTDADPHVVTWLPEDPENPQAYSQVYKWTVTMLAATGTLAVGFGSSMLSAAITNLMHAFPGHNKMLYIMITGIYVLGFVVGPLAWAPCSEVFGRRAMFIFTYIPFTIFNAAVCGTKTLNAMLVMRFFAGTFGSSTMTNSGGVIADMFAAKDRGLAMGVFAAMPFLGPAVGPVAGGFLSMNAKWQWVAAVIAFFSAALTFAGWLWLPETYAPVLLRARARKLKAATGKVYLCEQDVRKPLNTKQLFFNQLRVPYILLFTEPIVLFASLYMAVIFAILYMQFTAFPYVFQGYRHWSPGVSALAFVGVTVGAFIALANIIFYENPRYARNLAKKGYLPPEARLPSTIMGATLLPVGLFIFAWTCVPITIHWIGCIIATVPFGAGIVMLFLGMSNYLVDAYLLNAASVLAAGTVTRSILGVAFPLFTYDMYEAMGPNWAGTLVACLSLVFIPCPIILYYYGQRIRRMTKPGREADDLGHMIAKMMMAQMAGAGAGAGAGAGATAGAGAAPAKDQGEKVEELDEYGTTRARASDEEAGVEGRPQLHRSTTTATQHSIRSMDELVELEYAPVAYELKSDDGHR from the exons ATGGACGGTGCTTCAGTGTCCACAGCTCCTAAACGCACGGAagtgtcgtcgagctcgtccgaCTACACGATGCCAGAACAACAAGACCTCACTCTCAAAGTCAGGCCGTGGCGGCGAAGCGTCACGCCGTGGGCTAACATCCTCGCACACGAGTATAAGGGCTCCGGCACTGATGCCGACCCACACGTCGTGACGTGGCTGCCGGAGGATCCAGAGAACCCTCAAGCCTATAGCCAGGTGTACAAATGGACGGTCACCATGCTGG CTGCAACCGGTACACTCGCTGTGGGCTTTGGGTCGTCCATGCTCTCCGCCGCAATCACCAACCTCATGCACGCGTTCCCTGGTCACAACAAGATGCTTTACATTATGA TCACCGGTATCTACGTTCTTGGTTTCGTCGTCGGCCCACTTGCGTGGGCGCCGTGTTCGGAAGTGTTCGGCCGCCGTGCAATGTTTATCTTCACATACATTCCCTTCACAATCTTCAATGCGGCAGTGTGTGGTACCAAGACGCTGAACGCCATGCTCGTCATGCGCTTCTTCGCGGGCACCTTTGGCAGTTCGACAATGACTAACTCGGG CGGTGTGATCGCGGACATGTTTGCGGCCAAAGACCGCGGCCTCGCCATGGGTGTCTTCGCGGCCATGCCCTTCCTCGGTCCTGCCGTTGGTCCTGTTGCTGGTGGTTTCCTCTCAATGAACGCCAAGTGGCAGTGGGTCGCAGCCGTCATCGCGTTCTTCTCTGCGGCCCTCACGTTCGCCGGGTGGCTCTGGCTGCCTGAGACCTACGCTCCTGTTCTTCTccgcgctcgtgctcgcaagctcaaggccgccaCCGGCAAGGTCTACCTCTGCGAGCAGGATGTTCGCAAGCCCCTCAACACGAAGCAGCTCTTCTTCAACCAGCTGCGCGTTCCCTAtatcctcctcttcaccgAGCCCATCGTCCTCTTCGCATCTCTCTA CATGGCCGTCATCTTCGCCATCCTGTACATGCAGTTCACTGCGTTCCCGTACGTCTTCCAGGGTTACCGCCACTGGTCGCCTGGAGTCTCGGCGCTGGCCTTTGTCGGCGTCACCGTCGGCGCCTTTATCGCTCTCGCGAACATCATCTTTTACGAGAACCCGCGCTACGCCcgcaacctcgccaagaaGGGCTATCTTCCTCCCGAGGCGCGTCTCCCGAGCACGATTATGGGTGCGACTCTCCTTCC CGTCGGCCTGTTCATCTTCGCTTGGACCTGCGTCCCCATCACCATCCACTGGATCGGTTGTATCATCGCCACCGTTCCCTTCGGTGCCGGTATTGTCAtgctcttcctcggcatGTCCAACTACCTCGTTGACGC ATACCTGCTCAACGCTGCCTCGGTTCTTGCGGCTGGTACTGTTACGCGTTCCATTCTCGGTGTTG CCTTCCCGCTCTTCACATACGACATGTATGAGGCCATGGGACCTAACTGGGCCGGTACGCTCGTCGCGTGCCTTTCTCTCGTCTTCATCCCCTGTCCCAT CATCCTGTACTACTACGGCCAGCGCATCCGGCGCATGACCAAGCCTGGCCGTGAGGctgacgacctcggccacATGATTGCCAAGATGATGATGGCGCAGATGGCCGGTGCTGgcgctggtgctggtgctggtgctggtgccACTGCCGGCGCTGGTGCCGCACCCGCCAAGGACCagggcgagaaggtcgaggagctcgacgagtacggcacgacgcgcgcccgcgcctcagacgaggaggcgggcgtGGAGGGTCGCCCACAGCTGCACCGCTCCACGACGACTGCGACGCAGCACTCCATCCGGtcgatggacgagctcgtcgagctcgagtaCGCGCCTGTTGCTTACGAACTCAAGTCGGACGACGGCCACCGCTAG